A DNA window from Oryzias latipes chromosome 5, ASM223467v1 contains the following coding sequences:
- the LOC100820718 gene encoding glutathione hydrolase 7 isoform X1, whose translation MESCAGTKLNKHTAFSYRSFESPSEFTDESPSNDSKQDLKRKYDPIQLKDMSSGSSEMSDQSFSKLKETDEECCSPETPVQIYSVAIVIAVGVTIALFLQIHLDASLVCCVTRASELIAFLVVLTAALQVTIKGVLSDHDRCTVLSEGVLRDGGSSVDAAIAGALCLGIVHQHVSSVGGGGVMLVHDIKRNETRVINFQGSTPELLRDEMLQNPSEMKAGLLVGVPGMLMGFHRAHRLYGSLLWEDVVGRAASVAREGFNVSHSLADAVSKMEGTELPKHFRDVFLPEGRGLSPGSYVRMPELADVLEAGVWNFYSGTFSQEMENEVRKHGGVLSREDLGNYTAEIQQALEGGFRDFIIQVPPPPSAGALLIGALNLLEGFHFKENGVKEKQVYHWIEEALTTAFTVAAGLGDHRNNLTDDLLSSMLNKSQAEILRNKMIHLQSLRNSTSYSFPAELLTAQVVVMGPDNLMVSVASSLNGPFGSRILTPSGILLNSLILDFFWPNKTSVKPPTEQFQENRVGARKRPLTLLMPAMLVPSWDVCGTYMALSSSGGRSHLNKITQMLVNVLFLHKEKNDSLPLRRLHTQREPY comes from the exons ATGGAGAGCTGTGCTGGAACCAAACTGAACAAGCACACAGCTTTTAGCTACAGGAGTTTTGAGAGTCCGTCTGAGTTTACTGATGAATCGCCGTCAAATGACAGTAAACAGGATTTGAAGCGCAAATATG ATCCCATCCAGTTGAAAGACatgtcctctggaagctcagaGATGTCGGACCAAAGCTTCTCCAAGCTCAAAGAGACAGACGAGGAATGCTGTAGCCCGGAAACTCCTGTGCAAATATACAGTGTGGCCATCGTCATTGCAGTTGGCGTAACCATTGCTTTGTTTCTGCAGATTCATCTGGATGCAAGCTTGGTATGCTGTGTGACTCGTGCATCTGAACTGATTGCATTCCTCGTAGTCCTTACAGCTGCATTGCAGGTCACGATAAAAGGCGTGCTATCGGATCACGACCGCTGCACCGTGCTCAGTGAAGGAGTGCTCCGCGATGGTGGGTCCAGTGTAGATGCAGCCATCGCCGGTGCCCTTTGCTTGGGCATTGTTCATCAGCATGTGTCCAGTGTAGGGGG AGGGGGGGTGATGTTGGTTCATGACATCAAAAGGAATGAAACCAGGGTGATAAATTTTCAAGGATCTACACCTGAATTATTAAGAGACGAGATGCTGCAAAATCCTTCAGAGATGAAG GCAGGTCTCCTTGTGGGAGTGCCGGGAATGCTAATGGGGTTTCACCGTGCTCATCGGCTGTATGGAAG TTTGCTCTGGGAGGATGTTGTCGGCAGAGCTGCAAGTGTGGCCAGAGAAGGGTTCAATGTGTCACATAGTCTGG CTGATGCAGTATCAAAAATGGAAGGTACAGAGCTTCCCAAGCATTTCCGGGACGTATTCCTCCCAGAAGGCCGTGGTCTGAGTCCTGGTTCTTATGTGAGGATGCCAGAGCTGGCGGATGTCCTGGAGGCTGGCGTCTGGAATTTCTACAGCGGAACTTTCTCACAGGAGATGGAGAATGAG GTGCGAAAACACGGAGGGGTCCTGAGTAGAGAGGATCTGGGCAACTACACTGCAGAGATACAACAGGCCCTGGAGGGTGGATTCAGGG ACTTCATCATTCAAGTCCCTCCTCCACCTTCTGCTGGTGCATTGTTGATCGGAGCTCTCAATCTCCTAGAAGGTttccattttaaagaaaatggtgtCAAGGAGAAACAAGTATACCACTGGATTGAGGAG GCTCTGACAACAGCGTTCACTGTGGCTGCTGGACTAGGTGACCATAGGAACAACTTGACAGATGATCTTCTCTCCTCAATGCTCAA TAAAAGTCAGGCCGAAATCCTACGCAACAAGATGATTCACTTGCAGTCGCTCCGCAACTCCACCAGCTACTCCTTCCCAGCAGAACTGCTGACTGCACAAGTTGTTGTCATGGGACCAGATAACCTCATGGTATCTGTTGCAAG TTCCTTAAATGGACCATTTGGAAGCAGGATCCTGACTCCATCAGGGATTCTTCTCAACAGCCTAATTCTTGACTTTTTCTGGCCAAATAAAACCTCAGTAAAACCTCCAACTGAACAG TTTCAGGAAAACCGTGTTGGAGCAAGAAAGAGGCCTCTGACTCTTCTAATGCCTGCAATGCTCGTGCCTTCCTGGGATGTATGTGGGACCTACATGGCTCTGAGCAGTTCAGGTGGACGAAGCCACCTGAATAAAATCACACAG ATGCTGGTGAATGTACTGTTCCTCCATAAAGAGAAAAACGACAGCCTCCCTTTAAGAAGACTCCACACTCAACGTGAGCCGTATTGA
- the LOC100820718 gene encoding glutathione hydrolase 7 isoform X6, which produces MIHLDASLVTIKGVLSDHDRCTVLSEGVLRDGGSSVDAAIAGALCLGIVHQHVSSVGGGGVMLVHDIKRNETRVINFQGSTPELLRDEMLQNPSEMKAGLLVGVPGMLMGFHRAHRLYGSLLWEDVVGRAASVAREGFNVSHSLADAVSKMEGTELPKHFRDVFLPEGRGLSPGSYVRMPELADVLEAGVWNFYSGTFSQEMENEVRKHGGVLSREDLGNYTAEIQQALEGGFRDFIIQVPPPPSAGALLIGALNLLEGFHFKENGVKEKQVYHWIEEALTTAFTVAAGLGDHRNNLTDDLLSSMLNKSQAEILRNKMIHLQSLRNSTSYSFPAELLTAQVVVMGPDNLMVSVASSLNGPFGSRILTPSGILLNSLILDFFWPNKTSVKPPTEQFQENRVGARKRPLTLLMPAMLVPSWDVCGTYMALSSSGGRSHLNKITQMLVNVLFLHKEKNDSLPLRRLHTQREPY; this is translated from the exons ATG ATTCATCTGGATGCAAGCTTG GTCACGATAAAAGGCGTGCTATCGGATCACGACCGCTGCACCGTGCTCAGTGAAGGAGTGCTCCGCGATGGTGGGTCCAGTGTAGATGCAGCCATCGCCGGTGCCCTTTGCTTGGGCATTGTTCATCAGCATGTGTCCAGTGTAGGGGG AGGGGGGGTGATGTTGGTTCATGACATCAAAAGGAATGAAACCAGGGTGATAAATTTTCAAGGATCTACACCTGAATTATTAAGAGACGAGATGCTGCAAAATCCTTCAGAGATGAAG GCAGGTCTCCTTGTGGGAGTGCCGGGAATGCTAATGGGGTTTCACCGTGCTCATCGGCTGTATGGAAG TTTGCTCTGGGAGGATGTTGTCGGCAGAGCTGCAAGTGTGGCCAGAGAAGGGTTCAATGTGTCACATAGTCTGG CTGATGCAGTATCAAAAATGGAAGGTACAGAGCTTCCCAAGCATTTCCGGGACGTATTCCTCCCAGAAGGCCGTGGTCTGAGTCCTGGTTCTTATGTGAGGATGCCAGAGCTGGCGGATGTCCTGGAGGCTGGCGTCTGGAATTTCTACAGCGGAACTTTCTCACAGGAGATGGAGAATGAG GTGCGAAAACACGGAGGGGTCCTGAGTAGAGAGGATCTGGGCAACTACACTGCAGAGATACAACAGGCCCTGGAGGGTGGATTCAGGG ACTTCATCATTCAAGTCCCTCCTCCACCTTCTGCTGGTGCATTGTTGATCGGAGCTCTCAATCTCCTAGAAGGTttccattttaaagaaaatggtgtCAAGGAGAAACAAGTATACCACTGGATTGAGGAG GCTCTGACAACAGCGTTCACTGTGGCTGCTGGACTAGGTGACCATAGGAACAACTTGACAGATGATCTTCTCTCCTCAATGCTCAA TAAAAGTCAGGCCGAAATCCTACGCAACAAGATGATTCACTTGCAGTCGCTCCGCAACTCCACCAGCTACTCCTTCCCAGCAGAACTGCTGACTGCACAAGTTGTTGTCATGGGACCAGATAACCTCATGGTATCTGTTGCAAG TTCCTTAAATGGACCATTTGGAAGCAGGATCCTGACTCCATCAGGGATTCTTCTCAACAGCCTAATTCTTGACTTTTTCTGGCCAAATAAAACCTCAGTAAAACCTCCAACTGAACAG TTTCAGGAAAACCGTGTTGGAGCAAGAAAGAGGCCTCTGACTCTTCTAATGCCTGCAATGCTCGTGCCTTCCTGGGATGTATGTGGGACCTACATGGCTCTGAGCAGTTCAGGTGGACGAAGCCACCTGAATAAAATCACACAG ATGCTGGTGAATGTACTGTTCCTCCATAAAGAGAAAAACGACAGCCTCCCTTTAAGAAGACTCCACACTCAACGTGAGCCGTATTGA
- the LOC100820718 gene encoding glutathione hydrolase 7 isoform X5: protein MIHLDASLVCCVTRASELIAFLVVLTAALQVTIKGVLSDHDRCTVLSEGVLRDGGSSVDAAIAGALCLGIVHQHVSSVGGGGVMLVHDIKRNETRVINFQGSTPELLRDEMLQNPSEMKAGLLVGVPGMLMGFHRAHRLYGSLLWEDVVGRAASVAREGFNVSHSLADAVSKMEGTELPKHFRDVFLPEGRGLSPGSYVRMPELADVLEAGVWNFYSGTFSQEMENEVRKHGGVLSREDLGNYTAEIQQALEGGFRDFIIQVPPPPSAGALLIGALNLLEGFHFKENGVKEKQVYHWIEEALTTAFTVAAGLGDHRNNLTDDLLSSMLNKSQAEILRNKMIHLQSLRNSTSYSFPAELLTAQVVVMGPDNLMVSVASSLNGPFGSRILTPSGILLNSLILDFFWPNKTSVKPPTEQFQENRVGARKRPLTLLMPAMLVPSWDVCGTYMALSSSGGRSHLNKITQMLVNVLFLHKEKNDSLPLRRLHTQREPY from the exons ATG ATTCATCTGGATGCAAGCTTGGTATGCTGTGTGACTCGTGCATCTGAACTGATTGCATTCCTCGTAGTCCTTACAGCTGCATTGCAGGTCACGATAAAAGGCGTGCTATCGGATCACGACCGCTGCACCGTGCTCAGTGAAGGAGTGCTCCGCGATGGTGGGTCCAGTGTAGATGCAGCCATCGCCGGTGCCCTTTGCTTGGGCATTGTTCATCAGCATGTGTCCAGTGTAGGGGG AGGGGGGGTGATGTTGGTTCATGACATCAAAAGGAATGAAACCAGGGTGATAAATTTTCAAGGATCTACACCTGAATTATTAAGAGACGAGATGCTGCAAAATCCTTCAGAGATGAAG GCAGGTCTCCTTGTGGGAGTGCCGGGAATGCTAATGGGGTTTCACCGTGCTCATCGGCTGTATGGAAG TTTGCTCTGGGAGGATGTTGTCGGCAGAGCTGCAAGTGTGGCCAGAGAAGGGTTCAATGTGTCACATAGTCTGG CTGATGCAGTATCAAAAATGGAAGGTACAGAGCTTCCCAAGCATTTCCGGGACGTATTCCTCCCAGAAGGCCGTGGTCTGAGTCCTGGTTCTTATGTGAGGATGCCAGAGCTGGCGGATGTCCTGGAGGCTGGCGTCTGGAATTTCTACAGCGGAACTTTCTCACAGGAGATGGAGAATGAG GTGCGAAAACACGGAGGGGTCCTGAGTAGAGAGGATCTGGGCAACTACACTGCAGAGATACAACAGGCCCTGGAGGGTGGATTCAGGG ACTTCATCATTCAAGTCCCTCCTCCACCTTCTGCTGGTGCATTGTTGATCGGAGCTCTCAATCTCCTAGAAGGTttccattttaaagaaaatggtgtCAAGGAGAAACAAGTATACCACTGGATTGAGGAG GCTCTGACAACAGCGTTCACTGTGGCTGCTGGACTAGGTGACCATAGGAACAACTTGACAGATGATCTTCTCTCCTCAATGCTCAA TAAAAGTCAGGCCGAAATCCTACGCAACAAGATGATTCACTTGCAGTCGCTCCGCAACTCCACCAGCTACTCCTTCCCAGCAGAACTGCTGACTGCACAAGTTGTTGTCATGGGACCAGATAACCTCATGGTATCTGTTGCAAG TTCCTTAAATGGACCATTTGGAAGCAGGATCCTGACTCCATCAGGGATTCTTCTCAACAGCCTAATTCTTGACTTTTTCTGGCCAAATAAAACCTCAGTAAAACCTCCAACTGAACAG TTTCAGGAAAACCGTGTTGGAGCAAGAAAGAGGCCTCTGACTCTTCTAATGCCTGCAATGCTCGTGCCTTCCTGGGATGTATGTGGGACCTACATGGCTCTGAGCAGTTCAGGTGGACGAAGCCACCTGAATAAAATCACACAG ATGCTGGTGAATGTACTGTTCCTCCATAAAGAGAAAAACGACAGCCTCCCTTTAAGAAGACTCCACACTCAACGTGAGCCGTATTGA
- the LOC100820718 gene encoding glutathione hydrolase 7 isoform X2 yields the protein MESCAGTKLNKHTAFSYRSFESPSEFTDESPSNDSKQDLKRKYDPIQLKDMSSGSSEMSDQSFSKLKETDEECCSPETPVQIYSVAIVIAVGVTIALFLQIHLDASLVTIKGVLSDHDRCTVLSEGVLRDGGSSVDAAIAGALCLGIVHQHVSSVGGGGVMLVHDIKRNETRVINFQGSTPELLRDEMLQNPSEMKAGLLVGVPGMLMGFHRAHRLYGSLLWEDVVGRAASVAREGFNVSHSLADAVSKMEGTELPKHFRDVFLPEGRGLSPGSYVRMPELADVLEAGVWNFYSGTFSQEMENEVRKHGGVLSREDLGNYTAEIQQALEGGFRDFIIQVPPPPSAGALLIGALNLLEGFHFKENGVKEKQVYHWIEEALTTAFTVAAGLGDHRNNLTDDLLSSMLNKSQAEILRNKMIHLQSLRNSTSYSFPAELLTAQVVVMGPDNLMVSVASSLNGPFGSRILTPSGILLNSLILDFFWPNKTSVKPPTEQFQENRVGARKRPLTLLMPAMLVPSWDVCGTYMALSSSGGRSHLNKITQMLVNVLFLHKEKNDSLPLRRLHTQREPY from the exons ATGGAGAGCTGTGCTGGAACCAAACTGAACAAGCACACAGCTTTTAGCTACAGGAGTTTTGAGAGTCCGTCTGAGTTTACTGATGAATCGCCGTCAAATGACAGTAAACAGGATTTGAAGCGCAAATATG ATCCCATCCAGTTGAAAGACatgtcctctggaagctcagaGATGTCGGACCAAAGCTTCTCCAAGCTCAAAGAGACAGACGAGGAATGCTGTAGCCCGGAAACTCCTGTGCAAATATACAGTGTGGCCATCGTCATTGCAGTTGGCGTAACCATTGCTTTGTTTCTGCAGATTCATCTGGATGCAAGCTTG GTCACGATAAAAGGCGTGCTATCGGATCACGACCGCTGCACCGTGCTCAGTGAAGGAGTGCTCCGCGATGGTGGGTCCAGTGTAGATGCAGCCATCGCCGGTGCCCTTTGCTTGGGCATTGTTCATCAGCATGTGTCCAGTGTAGGGGG AGGGGGGGTGATGTTGGTTCATGACATCAAAAGGAATGAAACCAGGGTGATAAATTTTCAAGGATCTACACCTGAATTATTAAGAGACGAGATGCTGCAAAATCCTTCAGAGATGAAG GCAGGTCTCCTTGTGGGAGTGCCGGGAATGCTAATGGGGTTTCACCGTGCTCATCGGCTGTATGGAAG TTTGCTCTGGGAGGATGTTGTCGGCAGAGCTGCAAGTGTGGCCAGAGAAGGGTTCAATGTGTCACATAGTCTGG CTGATGCAGTATCAAAAATGGAAGGTACAGAGCTTCCCAAGCATTTCCGGGACGTATTCCTCCCAGAAGGCCGTGGTCTGAGTCCTGGTTCTTATGTGAGGATGCCAGAGCTGGCGGATGTCCTGGAGGCTGGCGTCTGGAATTTCTACAGCGGAACTTTCTCACAGGAGATGGAGAATGAG GTGCGAAAACACGGAGGGGTCCTGAGTAGAGAGGATCTGGGCAACTACACTGCAGAGATACAACAGGCCCTGGAGGGTGGATTCAGGG ACTTCATCATTCAAGTCCCTCCTCCACCTTCTGCTGGTGCATTGTTGATCGGAGCTCTCAATCTCCTAGAAGGTttccattttaaagaaaatggtgtCAAGGAGAAACAAGTATACCACTGGATTGAGGAG GCTCTGACAACAGCGTTCACTGTGGCTGCTGGACTAGGTGACCATAGGAACAACTTGACAGATGATCTTCTCTCCTCAATGCTCAA TAAAAGTCAGGCCGAAATCCTACGCAACAAGATGATTCACTTGCAGTCGCTCCGCAACTCCACCAGCTACTCCTTCCCAGCAGAACTGCTGACTGCACAAGTTGTTGTCATGGGACCAGATAACCTCATGGTATCTGTTGCAAG TTCCTTAAATGGACCATTTGGAAGCAGGATCCTGACTCCATCAGGGATTCTTCTCAACAGCCTAATTCTTGACTTTTTCTGGCCAAATAAAACCTCAGTAAAACCTCCAACTGAACAG TTTCAGGAAAACCGTGTTGGAGCAAGAAAGAGGCCTCTGACTCTTCTAATGCCTGCAATGCTCGTGCCTTCCTGGGATGTATGTGGGACCTACATGGCTCTGAGCAGTTCAGGTGGACGAAGCCACCTGAATAAAATCACACAG ATGCTGGTGAATGTACTGTTCCTCCATAAAGAGAAAAACGACAGCCTCCCTTTAAGAAGACTCCACACTCAACGTGAGCCGTATTGA
- the LOC100820718 gene encoding glutathione hydrolase 7 isoform X3: MESCAGTKLNKHTAFSYRSFESPSEFTDESPSNDSKQDLKRKYDPIQLKDMSSGSSEMSDQSFSKLKETDEIHLDASLVCCVTRASELIAFLVVLTAALQVTIKGVLSDHDRCTVLSEGVLRDGGSSVDAAIAGALCLGIVHQHVSSVGGGGVMLVHDIKRNETRVINFQGSTPELLRDEMLQNPSEMKAGLLVGVPGMLMGFHRAHRLYGSLLWEDVVGRAASVAREGFNVSHSLADAVSKMEGTELPKHFRDVFLPEGRGLSPGSYVRMPELADVLEAGVWNFYSGTFSQEMENEVRKHGGVLSREDLGNYTAEIQQALEGGFRDFIIQVPPPPSAGALLIGALNLLEGFHFKENGVKEKQVYHWIEEALTTAFTVAAGLGDHRNNLTDDLLSSMLNKSQAEILRNKMIHLQSLRNSTSYSFPAELLTAQVVVMGPDNLMVSVASSLNGPFGSRILTPSGILLNSLILDFFWPNKTSVKPPTEQFQENRVGARKRPLTLLMPAMLVPSWDVCGTYMALSSSGGRSHLNKITQMLVNVLFLHKEKNDSLPLRRLHTQREPY; this comes from the exons ATGGAGAGCTGTGCTGGAACCAAACTGAACAAGCACACAGCTTTTAGCTACAGGAGTTTTGAGAGTCCGTCTGAGTTTACTGATGAATCGCCGTCAAATGACAGTAAACAGGATTTGAAGCGCAAATATG ATCCCATCCAGTTGAAAGACatgtcctctggaagctcagaGATGTCGGACCAAAGCTTCTCCAAGCTCAAAGAGACAGACGAG ATTCATCTGGATGCAAGCTTGGTATGCTGTGTGACTCGTGCATCTGAACTGATTGCATTCCTCGTAGTCCTTACAGCTGCATTGCAGGTCACGATAAAAGGCGTGCTATCGGATCACGACCGCTGCACCGTGCTCAGTGAAGGAGTGCTCCGCGATGGTGGGTCCAGTGTAGATGCAGCCATCGCCGGTGCCCTTTGCTTGGGCATTGTTCATCAGCATGTGTCCAGTGTAGGGGG AGGGGGGGTGATGTTGGTTCATGACATCAAAAGGAATGAAACCAGGGTGATAAATTTTCAAGGATCTACACCTGAATTATTAAGAGACGAGATGCTGCAAAATCCTTCAGAGATGAAG GCAGGTCTCCTTGTGGGAGTGCCGGGAATGCTAATGGGGTTTCACCGTGCTCATCGGCTGTATGGAAG TTTGCTCTGGGAGGATGTTGTCGGCAGAGCTGCAAGTGTGGCCAGAGAAGGGTTCAATGTGTCACATAGTCTGG CTGATGCAGTATCAAAAATGGAAGGTACAGAGCTTCCCAAGCATTTCCGGGACGTATTCCTCCCAGAAGGCCGTGGTCTGAGTCCTGGTTCTTATGTGAGGATGCCAGAGCTGGCGGATGTCCTGGAGGCTGGCGTCTGGAATTTCTACAGCGGAACTTTCTCACAGGAGATGGAGAATGAG GTGCGAAAACACGGAGGGGTCCTGAGTAGAGAGGATCTGGGCAACTACACTGCAGAGATACAACAGGCCCTGGAGGGTGGATTCAGGG ACTTCATCATTCAAGTCCCTCCTCCACCTTCTGCTGGTGCATTGTTGATCGGAGCTCTCAATCTCCTAGAAGGTttccattttaaagaaaatggtgtCAAGGAGAAACAAGTATACCACTGGATTGAGGAG GCTCTGACAACAGCGTTCACTGTGGCTGCTGGACTAGGTGACCATAGGAACAACTTGACAGATGATCTTCTCTCCTCAATGCTCAA TAAAAGTCAGGCCGAAATCCTACGCAACAAGATGATTCACTTGCAGTCGCTCCGCAACTCCACCAGCTACTCCTTCCCAGCAGAACTGCTGACTGCACAAGTTGTTGTCATGGGACCAGATAACCTCATGGTATCTGTTGCAAG TTCCTTAAATGGACCATTTGGAAGCAGGATCCTGACTCCATCAGGGATTCTTCTCAACAGCCTAATTCTTGACTTTTTCTGGCCAAATAAAACCTCAGTAAAACCTCCAACTGAACAG TTTCAGGAAAACCGTGTTGGAGCAAGAAAGAGGCCTCTGACTCTTCTAATGCCTGCAATGCTCGTGCCTTCCTGGGATGTATGTGGGACCTACATGGCTCTGAGCAGTTCAGGTGGACGAAGCCACCTGAATAAAATCACACAG ATGCTGGTGAATGTACTGTTCCTCCATAAAGAGAAAAACGACAGCCTCCCTTTAAGAAGACTCCACACTCAACGTGAGCCGTATTGA
- the LOC100820718 gene encoding glutathione hydrolase 7 isoform X4, translated as MESCAGTKLNKHTAFSYRSFESPSEFTDESPSNDSKQDLKRKYDPIQLKDMSSGSSEMSDQSFSKLKETDEIHLDASLVTIKGVLSDHDRCTVLSEGVLRDGGSSVDAAIAGALCLGIVHQHVSSVGGGGVMLVHDIKRNETRVINFQGSTPELLRDEMLQNPSEMKAGLLVGVPGMLMGFHRAHRLYGSLLWEDVVGRAASVAREGFNVSHSLADAVSKMEGTELPKHFRDVFLPEGRGLSPGSYVRMPELADVLEAGVWNFYSGTFSQEMENEVRKHGGVLSREDLGNYTAEIQQALEGGFRDFIIQVPPPPSAGALLIGALNLLEGFHFKENGVKEKQVYHWIEEALTTAFTVAAGLGDHRNNLTDDLLSSMLNKSQAEILRNKMIHLQSLRNSTSYSFPAELLTAQVVVMGPDNLMVSVASSLNGPFGSRILTPSGILLNSLILDFFWPNKTSVKPPTEQFQENRVGARKRPLTLLMPAMLVPSWDVCGTYMALSSSGGRSHLNKITQMLVNVLFLHKEKNDSLPLRRLHTQREPY; from the exons ATGGAGAGCTGTGCTGGAACCAAACTGAACAAGCACACAGCTTTTAGCTACAGGAGTTTTGAGAGTCCGTCTGAGTTTACTGATGAATCGCCGTCAAATGACAGTAAACAGGATTTGAAGCGCAAATATG ATCCCATCCAGTTGAAAGACatgtcctctggaagctcagaGATGTCGGACCAAAGCTTCTCCAAGCTCAAAGAGACAGACGAG ATTCATCTGGATGCAAGCTTG GTCACGATAAAAGGCGTGCTATCGGATCACGACCGCTGCACCGTGCTCAGTGAAGGAGTGCTCCGCGATGGTGGGTCCAGTGTAGATGCAGCCATCGCCGGTGCCCTTTGCTTGGGCATTGTTCATCAGCATGTGTCCAGTGTAGGGGG AGGGGGGGTGATGTTGGTTCATGACATCAAAAGGAATGAAACCAGGGTGATAAATTTTCAAGGATCTACACCTGAATTATTAAGAGACGAGATGCTGCAAAATCCTTCAGAGATGAAG GCAGGTCTCCTTGTGGGAGTGCCGGGAATGCTAATGGGGTTTCACCGTGCTCATCGGCTGTATGGAAG TTTGCTCTGGGAGGATGTTGTCGGCAGAGCTGCAAGTGTGGCCAGAGAAGGGTTCAATGTGTCACATAGTCTGG CTGATGCAGTATCAAAAATGGAAGGTACAGAGCTTCCCAAGCATTTCCGGGACGTATTCCTCCCAGAAGGCCGTGGTCTGAGTCCTGGTTCTTATGTGAGGATGCCAGAGCTGGCGGATGTCCTGGAGGCTGGCGTCTGGAATTTCTACAGCGGAACTTTCTCACAGGAGATGGAGAATGAG GTGCGAAAACACGGAGGGGTCCTGAGTAGAGAGGATCTGGGCAACTACACTGCAGAGATACAACAGGCCCTGGAGGGTGGATTCAGGG ACTTCATCATTCAAGTCCCTCCTCCACCTTCTGCTGGTGCATTGTTGATCGGAGCTCTCAATCTCCTAGAAGGTttccattttaaagaaaatggtgtCAAGGAGAAACAAGTATACCACTGGATTGAGGAG GCTCTGACAACAGCGTTCACTGTGGCTGCTGGACTAGGTGACCATAGGAACAACTTGACAGATGATCTTCTCTCCTCAATGCTCAA TAAAAGTCAGGCCGAAATCCTACGCAACAAGATGATTCACTTGCAGTCGCTCCGCAACTCCACCAGCTACTCCTTCCCAGCAGAACTGCTGACTGCACAAGTTGTTGTCATGGGACCAGATAACCTCATGGTATCTGTTGCAAG TTCCTTAAATGGACCATTTGGAAGCAGGATCCTGACTCCATCAGGGATTCTTCTCAACAGCCTAATTCTTGACTTTTTCTGGCCAAATAAAACCTCAGTAAAACCTCCAACTGAACAG TTTCAGGAAAACCGTGTTGGAGCAAGAAAGAGGCCTCTGACTCTTCTAATGCCTGCAATGCTCGTGCCTTCCTGGGATGTATGTGGGACCTACATGGCTCTGAGCAGTTCAGGTGGACGAAGCCACCTGAATAAAATCACACAG ATGCTGGTGAATGTACTGTTCCTCCATAAAGAGAAAAACGACAGCCTCCCTTTAAGAAGACTCCACACTCAACGTGAGCCGTATTGA